Proteins from one Bombus pascuorum chromosome 15, iyBomPasc1.1, whole genome shotgun sequence genomic window:
- the LOC132914602 gene encoding small ribosomal subunit protein mS22, whose product MMCSRINFVLKHFYKRPTWNCRLCTTISQTTDERDPAPFFFNEHVQELLTTLTRINYEKVFAARIDGTPLEVPQYSFMTDEELQEARARLAVKARKRIQMPPVVKIRSDEVEVLAKEPELQGYEQHNLVFTDISFGKNNRNRLIVVRESNGTLRQATCNERHRMNQIYFPINGREIHTPQMFFHPYLSDLLDKGEFEFILDRACLQFEPDDPEYHRVTKEVYSYVDKLNKFDVLRSTRHFGPLVFQLAWENNIDKLLLELMDSENIEEAGALIRLYHALHPDVKSAQETIHEDIELIKVYAELDSSERYAISNAIQRYTKMQTEKKKVEKGIMKAHGLIEDEDV is encoded by the exons ATGATGTGTAGccgaataaatttcgttttgaaacatttttataaacgaCCGACTTGGAATTGTCGTTTGTGCACAACAATTTCACAAACAA cAGATGAAAGGGATCCTGCACCGTTTTTCTTCAATGAACATGTACAGGAATTATTGACGACCTTGACTCGTATCAATTATGAAAAGGTTTTTGCAGCACGCATAGATGGAACGCCGTTGGAGGTTCCACAGTATAGTTTTATGACGGATGAAGAGTTACAAGAGGCACGAGCTCGATTAGCAGTAAAAGCAAGAAAACGAATTCAGATGCCACCTGTTGTGAAAATCAGATCAGACGAGGTTGAAGTACTGGCCAAAGAGCCTGAATTACAGGGTTACGAGCAGCACAATCTTGTGTTTACAGATATATCTTTTGGAAAAAACAATAGAAACAGATTAATTGTGGTACGTGAGTCGAACGGTACATTGAGACAAGCAACTTGCAACGAGAGGCACAGAATGAATCAAATATACTTTCCTATAAATGGTAGAGAGATACACACTCCACAAATGTTCTTCCATCCATATTTGAGT GATCTATTGGACAAAGGAGAATTCGAATTCATCTTAGATAGAGCGTGTTTGCAGTTTGAACCTGATGATCCAGAATACCACAGGGTTACGAAAGAAGTGTATTCTTACGtggataaattaaataaattcgatGTTCTGCGATCTACAAGGCATTTTGGTCCATTGGTGTTTCAACTTGCCTGGGAGAATAATATCGATAAGTTGTTGTTGGAATTGATGGACAGTGAAAACATAGAAGAGGCAGGCGCGCTGATACGGTTGTATCACGCGCTTCATCCTGATGTTAAATCGGCTCAGGAAACGATACACGAGGACATAGAATTAATCAAAGTTTACGCCGAATTGGATTCTTCAGAGCGATACGCGATATCAAACGCTATACAGAGGTACACAAAAATGCAaacggagaaaaagaaggtgGAGAAGGGTATAATGAAAGCACACGGGCTGATCGAAGATGAGGACGTGTAA